A genomic stretch from Bos javanicus breed banteng chromosome 3, ARS-OSU_banteng_1.0, whole genome shotgun sequence includes:
- the LOC133242766 gene encoding histone H2A type 2-A-like produces MSGRGKQGGKARAKAKSRSSRAGLQFPVGRVHRQLRKGNYAERVGAGAPVYMAAVLEYLTAEILELAGNAARDNKKTRIIPRHLQLAIRNDEELNKLLGKVTIAQGGVLPNIQAVLLPKKTESHHKAKGK; encoded by the coding sequence ATGTCTGGTCGTGGCAAGCAAGGCGGCAAGGCCCGCGCCAAGGCCAAGTCGCGCTCGTCTCGCGCAGGCTTGCAGTTCCCGGTGGGGCGGGTGCACCGCCAGCTGCGCAAAGGCAACTACGCTGAGCGGGTGGGGGCCGGCGCGCCCGTCTACATGGCGGCGGTCTTGGAGTACCTGACCGCCGAAATCCTGGAGCTGGCGGGCAATGCGGCGCGAGACAACAAGAAGACGCGCATCATCCCTCGTCACCTGCAGCTGGCCATCCGCAACGACGAGGAGCTGAACAAGCTGTTGGGCAAGGTCACCATCGCCCAGGGCGGCGTTTTGCCCAATATCCAGGCCGTGTTGCTCCCGAAGAAGACTGAGAGCCACCACAAGGCAAAGGGCAAGTGA